In Populus trichocarpa isolate Nisqually-1 chromosome 12, P.trichocarpa_v4.1, whole genome shotgun sequence, a genomic segment contains:
- the LOC7483441 gene encoding protein IQ-DOMAIN 31 codes for MGRKSPAKWIKTVLFGKKSSKSLIVKGRERTVNDKETLVAVRAVEADVTSVPPVVKPTAPTTTNITERMLELESRETTESSRDGGILSTGNQDANHSQLYTPDAPPSDADKIRLDEAATMAQAAFRGYLARRAFRALKGIIRLQALIRGHLVRRQAVATLCCVLGVVKLQALARGRMVRNSEIGYEVHKLCSQVKLPEGKLADSSGVGIQMAKLSSNAFVRKLLAPSPAVMPLQLPYDSMEPNSVANWLECWSASSFWKPVPQPKKITCSKTQRKQSNGQIVEAETGRPKRSVRRVPAANVDSTSVQAASEFEKPKRNLRKVSSHPADSAENSQIELEKVKRSLRKVNNPVIENSAHSEVENEKPKQGLEKVSGTSGDNVLGWSVSNSAEKMKKEATLTTSNVPDVVKNDPNLMSKLPDAETADEPVEMIKTLESSHDDQAVVESKASVDTGGIVENMQINGKSKHQDDPTSNENHKTAKKPSFTMKPERAENGLQSSPTLPSYMAATESAKAKLRMQGSPRFSEDRVEKNNITRRHSLPSSTNSKISSESPRTQRAVHGSGKGGNKSDKSLLSSRDGNAKGAQPEWKR; via the exons ATGGGGAGAAAATCACCTGCGAAATGGATAAAGACTGTTTTGTTTGGAAAGAAGTCTTCCAAATCTCTTATTGTCAAAGGAAGGgag AGAACTGTGAATGACAAAGAGACATTGGTTGCTGTCAGAGCCGTGGAAGCTGATGTGACCTCAGTTCCTCCGGTGGTCAAGCCGACAGCCCCCACTACCACTAATATCACTGAAAGGATGTTAGAGCTAGAGAGCAGGGAAACTACAGAATCATCACGTGATGGAGGTATATTGTCAACTGGAAATCAAGATGCAAATCATTCTCAATTATACACTCCTGATGCTCCTCCATCTGATGCTGACAAAATAAGGCTTGATGAAGCTGCGACAATGGCACAAGCCGCATTTAGGGGTTACTTG GCTCGCCGAGCATTTCGAGCTCTTAAAGGCATAATAAGGCTTCAGGCTCTTATCCGTGGACACTTGGTTAGAAGGCAAGCTGTTGCTACTCTCTGCTGTGTGCTCGGAGTTGTCAAGTTACAGGCTCTTGCTCGAGGAAGAATGGTTAGGAATTCAGAGATTGGCTATGAGGTTCATAAATTATGCAGCCAAGTAAAACTGCCG GAGGGCAAGCTTGCAGATTCTAGTGGAGTTGGTATACAAATGGCCAAGCTGTCATCAAATGCTTTTGTTCGCAAG CTTCTTGCTCCATCACCTGCTGTAATGCCATTGCAACTCCCCTATGATTCCATGGAACCAAACTCAGTTGCAAACTGGTTAGAGTGCTGGTCAGCGTCCTCTTTCTGGAAACCAGTTccccaaccaaaaaaaattacttgctCAAAAACTCAGAGAAAGCAGAGTAATGGTCAAATAGTGGAAGCTGAAACTGGTAGGCCAAAGCGCAGTGTTCGGAGGGTCCCTGCTGCAAATGTTGACAGTACCTCAGTACAAGCAGCCTCTGAATTTGAGAAACCCAAGCGCAATTTGAGGAAAGTTTCAAGCCATCCAGCTGATTCAGCAGAAAATTCACAGATTGAGCTTGAAAAGGTAAAGCGCAGCTTAAGAAAGGTTAATAACCCCGTTATAGAAAACTCTGCTCATTCAgaggttgaaaatgaaaagcCAAAGCAAGGTCTAGAAAAGGTATCTGGCACTTCAGGTGATAATGTTTTGGGATGGAGCGTAAGTAATTCAGCtgagaagatgaagaaagaagCTACCTTGACAACATCCAATGTACCTGATGTGGTGAAGAATGATCCAAACTTGATGTCCAAGTTGCCTGATGCAGAGACAGCTGATGAACCTGTAGAAATGATCAAGACATTGGAATCATCACATGACGATCAAGCTGTGGTAGAATCTAAAGCTTCAGTAGATACTGGTGGTATAGTTGAGAATATGCAAATAAATGGGAAGTCCAAACACCAGGATGATCCAACAAGCaatgaaaatcacaaaactgCCAAGAAACCTTCATTCACAATGAAACCAGAACGTGCCGAGAATGGGCTACAGAGCAGTCCCACCCTCCCTAGCTACATGGCAGCAACTGAATCTGCAAAGGCAAAGCTGAGAATGCAAGGCTCCCCAAGATTTAGTGAAGATCGAGTTGAGAAAAATAACATCACCCGTCGTCATTCTCTGCCCTCTTCAACTAATAGCAAAATCAGCTCCGAGTCCCCGAGGACACAAAGAGCAGTTCATGGTAGTGGCAAAGGGGGGAATAAGAGTGACAAGTCTTTATTGTCTTCAAGAGATGGAAATG CTAAGGGAGCCCAACCAGAGTGGAAGAGGTAA
- the LOC7484749 gene encoding isochorismate synthase, chloroplastic: MATATIAHFMDLESIKYSIAAQPVSRRQSLHLFYHRCYYHKPCSVVVSMNGCQGNPRDRVPIGSIETRTFPAVTSPALATDTLNLAISELKANPPLFTSGILRLQVPIQQQIEAIDWLHSQHQIHPRCFFSGRRQSKDFTEVTNGNGYQKSNNVVSVAGVGSAVLFRDVHPFCYNDWKSIKRFLSANCPLIRAYGAIRFDARANISSEWEPFGSFYFVIPQVELDELDGCSMLATTIAWDNAFSWTWEQAVDAVEATMTQISSNVLKLSKEVTRSFILSNSHVPCKMYWDLAVERALQIINRSSSPLTKVVLARSSKFVIGNDIDPIAWLACLQVEGENAYQFCLQPPNAPAFIGNTPEQLFHRNCLGISSEAMAGTRARGGSMALDLQIQLDLLSSPKDHLEFTIVRDNIRKKLEAVCDRIVVEPNKAIRKFHRVQHLYARLAGELRSEDDEFKILSSLHPTPAVCGFPTEEARLLIAETEVFDRGMYAGPVGWFGGGESEFAVGIRSALVEKGLGALIYAGTGIVKGSNPSLEWDELELKTSQFTKLLKLEGPSRQKIENSGIIN; this comes from the exons ATGGCAACCGCTACTATAGCACATTTTATGGATTTGGAATCAATTAAGTACAGTATCGCAGCCCAACCAGTTTCCAGAAGGCAATCTCTTCATCTTTTCTACCAC AGATGCTATTATCACAAGCCATGTTCAGTGGTTGTATCCATGAATGGCTGCCAAGGAAACCCCAGAGACAGAGTCCCTATTGGCAGCATCGAGACTCGTACATTTCCAGCAGTTACATCTCCTGCTTTGGCTACGGACACCCTCAATTTGGCGATTTCTGAATTGAAAGCCAATCCTCCTCTTTTCACTTCAGGAATCTTACGTCTCCAG GTGCCAATCCAACAGCAAATTGAAGCAATTGATTGGCTACACTCTCAGCACCAGATTCATCCACGCTGTTTCTTCTCTGGTCGAAGACAAAGCAAAGATTTCACGGAGGTAACCAACGGAAATGGCTATCAAAAGTCCAATAATGTGGTCAGTGTGGCTGGTGTGGGCTCTGCTGTCCTTTTCAGGGATGTCCATCCATTTTGTTACAATGACTGGAAGTCCATAAAGAG GTTCCTCTCTGCCAATTGTCCACTGATTCGTGCTTATGGAGCTATCCGCTTTGATGCAAGGGCTAACATATCATCTGAATGGGAACCTTTTGGCTCATTTTACTTCGTTATCCCTCAG GTTGAGTTGGACGAGCTAGATGGGTGTTCCATGCTCGCCACAACTATTGCATGGGATAATGCATTTTCATGGACATGGGAACAGGCTGTGGATGCTGTTGAAGCTACCATGACTCAG ATCTCTTCAAATGTGTTAAAGTTAAGTAAAGAAGTAACTAGATCATTCATTTTAAGCAATAGTCACGTTCCCTGCAAGATGTACTGGGATCTTGCTGTTGAGAGAGCTTTGCAAATCATCAATCGAAGCAGCTCACCACTTACTAAG GTTGTACTCGCACGTAGTAGCAAATTTGTAATTGGTAATGACATCGATCCTATAGCATGGTTGGCTTGCCTGCAG GTTGAAGGGGAAAATGCTTATCAATTTTGTCTTCAGCCGCCCAATGCCCCTGCATTTATTGGGAACACG CCAGAGCAACTATTTCACAGAAATTGCCTGGGAATAAGTAGTGAGGCTATGGCTGGAACCCGTGCTCGAGGTGGATCCATGGCTTTAGATCTTCAAATACAACTTGATTTACTTTCCAG TCCCAAGGACCACCTCGAGTTTACGATAGTACGAgataacataagaaaaaaattagag GCTGTATGTGACAGGATAGTTGTTGAACCAAACAAAGCTATAAGAAAATTCCATAGAGTTCAACACTTGTATGCACGATTGGCAGGCGAGTTAAGAAGCGAAGATGATGAG TTTAAAATCCTGTCGTCTCTTCACCCTACTCCAGCAGTTTGTGGATTTCCAACAGAAGAGGCTCGACTTTTAATCGCAGAAACTG AAGTATTTGATCGAGGGATGTATGCTGGGCCTGTTGGTTGGTTTGGAGGAGGAGAAAGTGAGTTTGCTGTTGGCATTAGATCAGCATTGGTAGAAAAG GGTCTTGGTGCATTGATCTATGCCGGGACAGGGATAGTTAAAGGAAGCAACCCATCTTTGGAATGGGATGAACTGGAATTAAAGACATCTCAG TTTACCAAGCTGCTTAAACTTGAGGGTCCATCAAGACAAAAAATAGAGAACTCAGGAATCATCAACTGA